AGAGACGACTGCGAACATAATACATATGTAGACAACAATGTTTTTTCggggaaaaaaaacaaagttGATTGTTGATGCATGCCACTTATAAtagaatttcaaatcttttcatATAGCTAGCTTTATTGTATTTTCAATGAACACAAACAAGGGTTTGTGAGATATATGTTCTTAAAAATTGAGTAGGTCAGGTCATATAAACACACACTTACAATGTTATAAAAACTCCACAAGGCCATTTCCCCTATACCAAAATCTTTCCAAAACAAATAtcaaacacttaaaaatttctCATATACCATATATAGGATCGAGCGCTTCGAAATTTGTACATATTACCTATATCTTGTGGGATTTTGGGGCCAAAATTGCATGCACAACTCCAAGGGATGACATTGATGCTTGATATTATCTCTCCACAGATGAACACCATTTATATCATGGCTGGTGCTGCCCATGTACACCCAACCATCTGTATCAGCCTCCTTACAAATTTCCCCAGCCGGCATATCAAATAACTGCTTCAACACCTCCATTGCACCATTCATTACATCCTTTGGCACTCCATGATTAATTACCTTCCTTGtaatatacatataatcataaacATGAACTTTATAATTTCTACATGCATGGTTGCTACTATTCGAATGAAACTTGATTTATATAATAtcttaaatcaaataaaataaaacgtaGAATTCGAATATGTCTACTGTTCTTTATGTTCAGAATGCGATATGAATTCGATTTCTTGGAAACAAAACAAACTTTTGGGCTTCATAGCAGTGACCATATAttgtatatacatgatcaatatGGGGAAATTACCTGGAAAAACCCGAATTCTTGACCAGCTTTGATGATTTGTTGAAGAGTGTCAATTCTTTCTGAAGTTTTTAATTTTGCAAGATCAATAATGGGAATAGTCTTGCACGCAGGGATTGGGTCGTTTCCTGGTCTATCTTCAATGGAAAACGCATGACTTTGTGGCACAGATTGAACATTGAACCACTTCGAATCCGAAACATGATTCTCCATAGTTGACATCGAAAAAATTCTTGTAATAAATGTGGATTTATGAGGGAATAAACTATACTTTATATAACAAGTACATTGAATCTTTCTAAtgatcttatttttttttatcaatgattTGCCGCTCTTATGATTGATCAACTAACCCAaacaagaaataaattatacatattatttcatcaccatattatatatcatgtcTAGGCGGATCCAATTCTTTTTTATTCCAACGGATGACTTCATGTAAAATTGACTAAatttaattgtatttaaaaacttataattaaaatttaatattttatcaatttggCCTATGTAAACTAAACATATGAAATAGTATATTCAGGGTCGCGATGTACGAAAAAGATGTGATTGTAATATCCTATCTCACatatgtttaaataaattatgaaggATTACAATAGACTCGTATACTAATTTGAGTTAATGATCTAATTTGGAGTTTTTATCTACATATTTGCATGTATTAATTAATGCCCAATGTCAAATGACAAGATTGTTAGAAGTTGAAATTAAAAACCTATAATTTGCCACAAAATTTATTAGGGTATTTTGGGTCCCatttggaaaattttaaaagagaCTGATAGTTGCTCCCATGTTTCCATTCGTGGAAATGTAACCATGGTAGGGTAagttacaagaaaaattagcaACCAAAACTCTTTGAAAAGATGTTCAGATTTTGACAAATACCCAAAATCCTTTTTTAAATTCTAGATAGAAGTGACGGATCAATATATGGTTGCGATCAATTATTGAGCTTAATAGCGACCTAAAAGATAATATTCAATATgcattttgacataaaatagtTCTATCTCCATTTGTATtatattgaaattaaaataagtataatcaattaaaaattcCATCAAATAATCTACAAATTGTGGTTTCGGAATTATGTAGTCATATATATCATATCGATTGTTAGGTAAATtagtattgattttttttaaaaaaaaaatattcgttTGTTTGGTTCAGATCCaactttttttaatatataaaaaaaactgatgGGGAAAACATTTTGCATGTATGTATTTTTTGCTACATTTGTTTGATTGATTTAGGGTTTTGTTATTttggtttgattgatttgagatTTCTATAAAATCTAttcattttatttgaaaatattatgattaattaattccaTTATGACTTGGAGGAATATTTAGTGGTTTTAAGTACGATAAACTCATTTGAGACTTTTTCGCATGTCAATTTTGTTAACAAGATCTCCTATCTGACTCGAATtacgaaaaaatattagtttttatgttaaaatactatttttatagATCAAACCAATAtgtctaaaaaatatataaatcacgAAAACCGTCTccaaaaaaatactattttaagTAATTATAAAAGAGAGGTATCAAACATAGTGATGCAACGTTATGTCTTTCAATTCATTGAATATATTAAAACATCATGTGGTTGATGTTGATCTTATGATAATCATATCTTCCATCTTTttgttaaaaagaaaaatgttccCATCACCAATCATTAATGGCATTTTGAAAAGACAATTCATTGTAAATTTGCCTTTAATTTTAGTTGGTGATGTATGTGTTTGGAAAAATAATTACGAGaagatatattatatatctatCTCAAAATAACTAATATAAAAGgtgaaaatgtaaaattttgAAGTTGGGCGAATAATTAgaattctgttttttttttttttttctatctaTCCTCGGTCGGTATATTTCAAGATTATGACATCTTCTCGTAATTATTTTTCCAAACACATACATCACcaactaattatatatatattatatatatatatatatatcgtatCTTATCCTTAGATTACTATTTATTTCTCCTATGATGGTTTCATTTCCGAGATATCTGATTCAGGTTGTTGGAGAGTGATAACTATCTTTGCTGAGAAAGTGATCGAAATATGTCTTTCCATCATTTTCGAGGTATCTGATTTGGATCATCTTTATATAGTATAGTTGTGTGATAATAATGGAGGTAGTTGGTTATCTCTAGTATGTTCGTGTTTTCCTTCCGAGTTATTTCTTGACGATGTGTCTTGTACTTAATCAATCAGTGCtctattttgtttattttttgtaatCTTATGCTTCAAACTGAGGTCTCTCGATTGATCGATTATAGTCGAGACTTTTGTCTTAATAACTTAAACATATGCTttccaaacaaaaaaaactGTTGAAAGATAGTTATTGAATATTtgagggaaaaaaatattttaaacacttttatatgaatatttaaaaataataatttattggaTGGTTTCTTCCCTTCGTACACTCAATATAAAAACAAGTACGAGACTAGATTTGTAGCTCATTTGGTCTCATCTTTTGTTGCTTTATGTTCCTTTTAAACTCCTAATTAATATGTGTTTATAGATAATAAGTTCCGAGCAAATGAGTCAAGTATTCAGATCGAATAATTAGGAGTTTCCTATTAGAGATTAAAGCTGTCAAAACGGGATAGCGGAGCCGGATACTTGTAACCTACTATTTAGTGGAGTGAGTCTCACTGATTTTGACGACTCTATTTAGATCTATACACAATAAtaagttgatatgttttagtTGAGATATTAGAACACCGGtcactaattaatattttcttatttaaacaataaatatatgatatttactaTCCTTATATCTTGTTTTCTCGATTCTGGATTTGAATAAATTATAATGATTGTcagtattttttatatttagattACCATTTATAACCATTTTCTTTTGGAACGATTCACCTTTGAACTTATTGAAGCAGTGTGAGTACACGCATGTACACTACTAAAAAAGttaataatgataatgaaagTCATTAAtgagtttgattttaaaaaaaaggtcaCTAATgagttttctaaaaaaataataattaatgaggTGAAGTTTTgcatttaggaaaaaaaaaaattacttgcaCTAACTAATCAAAAGTTGATAGTCGAAATGAAGGTCACGACatattatttaagaaaaaaataaagaaaaaagtcGGTTAATGAATGAACTTATTATACTATAcgagaaaattataattttcatttttgtaaGCTTGATCATTTATATTATCAGATTGAATTTTAACGTtgtctttcaattttttataattttttttttttgNaataataataataaaccgaataaatatttttataatttgattagatgagtattttggttattattaaaaaaaacataaagtgataataaaattatttgtacTAAACTCTTTTATTTTTAGAGTAGATATCTTGTGAAATGATCTTACATTGTCTACGGGAGTTGGATCGAATGTCTGATATTGGTACTATCAAAATTTTGATCAAATTCAATCACGAGTGAGAGAACTCtgatattaaaatcaaaataaaacagAGCCAACTCGAATTCGAAGTCTTACATACATTTCTTCAATGAGTCTCCAGCACCTTGGAAGAAGAAATAAGAAAGAGCAAAATCAGCAATAAAAATCCCGACCAACGAAATGACCACCGCCGATGTAGTCGATTCTCCGACGCCCTTGGCACCTCCGGATGTGGTGACGCCCCATGCGCAGCTCACTATCGATATTATTGCAGCAAAGACCTGTGACTTGATCATGGCACTAATTATATCCCAAGATTTTAGAGATCTTTGGGCAGAATCCAAGATTATGTTTATACTGATCCCATAGACGCCGTCCGCGAGGAAAGCACTTGATGCCATTCCGACAGTGAAACACGCCAGAGTAAGAAACGGTAGAGCAATACATGTCGCAATCACTCTGGGTGTCACCAAATAATCAACTGGGTTTGCACCAAGAACTCTCAATGAATCGGTTTGTTCAGAAACCTGCATTGTCCCTAATTCAGCGGCAAACGCACTGCCGATACGACCTGCAACCACAATAGATGTGATCACGGGACTGAGTTCCCTCGAGAAGGCCAGGGCTAAAACCCCACCAATGGATCTATTTAGTCCTAATCTGGTGAATTCCCGAACAAACTGGATAGCAAAGGCCATGCCAACAAATGCTGATGTCAAGAGACAGACACCGACTGATTTAGGTCCGACTCTCTCGAGCTGCTGGAGAGTATTTTTCCAATGAATTTTACCCTTAATAGCTCGGAAGACTACTTGTCCTGCCAAAACAAGAATAGATAATCCTCTCCATAAGTACCTAGGAGGCGACCATTTACTAAGGAATGTCTCTGGCTCATAACCGTCTGCAGATATCTCAGTGGTCTCTTCTTCCGATACTGATTCTTCTGATGGAGAGATAACTGGATGACCATCATCCGTATTGAAAACAACAAAAGTGTTTCCTCGTTGAACAGGAAAGAAAAACTGGCAAGCCTTGGTCCCCTTAACAAAATCAAGTTGTCCAGATATACATCGGTGTCTTGCGTTTACATTTTTTGCAGCACAAGTTATACTTATGGTGCTAATCCTACAATTATGCGTCATAGATATAGTCAAGACCGAATGATAAAACACTAAAAGAAAGACAAGATTATAATCATAAATGATAAATCATATGAATTGAACCCTCATATATAAGTGAATCTCAAGAAGACAAAGGAAGACCTATTAGAGAGGCAACACAGTGGATGAATTTGTACGGCAGCTAGCATGTTTGCACCCTGCTgttcaaaacaagaaaaaagtATGTCTTTCCGCTCTGTCTTTTCCAGATAAGAGTCGAAGAGGATTCTCTCTTCAACCCGGGAAGAGGGCTGTCAAGTGTCCCGAGCTATAAATATATGCTAAAAATATCTTTCAGAAATGGTTGAtcgcaattaaaaaaaaaagttaggaAAAATTCTTGTTTGAACACATGCTCATACTCAATTCAATCAACAAAATGGAACGAAGGGCTGCTTCCAAGATCTGCTGACTGCAGTATAAACAAAAATTAGAATCATTCAGTATCATCGTGATTCTAAACATACCACCTCACAAAACCCGAACTATTGTAGTGCTAAATCAATACAAACTATCTCattgaaatatatagaaaaagtTGCTACCAAAACCAGTACCAGTTCTAGGAATTTCACCAGAAAAGCAAAATCAATTTTTTCACACGAAATTTTTACAAACCAATTTTCCTAGATGAACTTGCAAACATACTAATTGTTTACTCGTTTATACTAATTGTTTACTCGATCGATAAACGAGCTCTCTTAGCATCAGTCTCGAAACGAGTTCACAAATTACAAAGCAACACAAATTTAACAGAAATCacatattaaacaaaaataatacacGATTataaacccaaaatcaattaTCTAACCTAGTCGAACGCTGCGATAATCAAGAAACCTGGGCCAGATCTTGATATATTGGCTAATGTCACAATTCAAATAAACAGCCGCATTATCAAGCAAGATTGGAAAGAAATGAGAAGAAAAAGACATTACTTACCACTGGAAGAGGAAATCGGTataaatttaacataaaattcgATTACTTCTTCATTTTAAAGAAGATTAGGGATTTGGGTAGCTGGGGATTGAACGATGCACCTAGGTTATAGATGGAAATATGTAATTATtctcttcaaaaaaaaattaaaatatgttatgttttttttccaaaaaaaatcatttattttccATATTAgttaaaagaacaaaaaaattttgtaaacaataggtaatttattttaaagaggAGAAAATCTTTAACTATAAAGtataaaatactatatttttatatacacTTTGATCgacaataattgatcatgtgAAATAATTAGGTCTCTGACGTTGTTACGAATTTGTATTAGTGATCGATCCGAACcataattataatgaaaaaataatatttttgacataaaaataataattttttatgagttGTATTGAGTCATAgatatgtatcacaaaattgatccgtgagacaaTTTCACATGAATCTTTatgatacaaaatatattaaagatgagcaaattaaatatattaaagatgagcacataaaaatatttgtttacgTTGCGTCGCGAAAAAAACAAACAACGTGtgaaaatcaaatatcaagTTAATAAATGACCGCATCTCACAAATATCAAGTTAATAAATATCTTGTGATAACTGATATGGTCTCACGGTTCTATATTCGTGAGACTTCTCAATCTATAAATttcatgaaaagtaatatttttcttgatttgggTAGGGTCGGAAATCCATATCACAAAATTAATGAAAAGtgatatttttcttgatttgggTAAGGTCGGacatccatctcacaaaattaatttgcgacatgatctcacaagaatttttatgatgttattaAATTGTTATTGGTGGTTGAGTCCTTGCTTGTTAAAAACTTTATCAAATCAATATTAAGAGGgttgattcaaatatttttcacaatatTTTAACACATGCACTCCATTTATTCTTTTGTTGCTTAgttcaattttgatttttcaggAATATAACTACCACAATTTAACTCGCAAAATAGATTTCATTTATCTAAAAAATTTCATactgaatattttatatataaattttccaTTAAATGTCGTCTTTCgaatattttttctcaaaataaaaaatttattttctagtAATTTTGTGTGGATATattaattatgaataaaaacaatatatttaaaagagtgggtctcatgtgagaccgtctcacggatcttaatctggtcaatcctacccatattcacaataaaaagtaatactcttagtataaaaagtaatactttttcatgcatgacccaaataagatatatgtctcacaaatatgacccgtgagaccgtctcacacaagtttttgcctatttaAAAAGAAGAAGCTAACATAATCTTCACAAATTCGTCACAACTAATAAGGCCATCTCCATCTACATCAGCGGCTATTATCATTTGCGTGGCTTCCTCGTTCGTAAGTCTCTTCCCCAAGTTAATCATCACAATTTTCAGCTGCATTTCCAATTTAGCCAAATAAATTCCTTTCTAAATTATGAATTGCAAATAGCCACGCCGTCGCGACAACAATATTCGACGGGATTTTGAAAATTCCATGGCACAAATCATTTTCAGAACTTGGTCTTTCTTTATACTAGTAAATGATGCACACGTgttgcatgtgttattattatttttaatttgatcaaataatactacacaattaacacaaaattatttttaatttagaaaattgtctgatttaaaaaaaaaattttgtttatatttttttctatgtaaaatatagaGTGACATGAGGAGGTTTTTAGTAAGGTAAGAAGGGTAATTATAGAATTAAATATGTTGATGTCATTTAAAATAGTTACTTTAAGGATCTcgcacttaataatataatatagcatatatgagtttgatactttttttttttttttttactaaaatacaataattgctgtttaattattttaaaaaaaaattaagatttagtgaataatataatttaaattgttttaacaAAATCTTGACCATttcttgttttaaaataatatttttccgtaaaatattaaatgaatattTCATAGTAAATCGAATTTGACCTCGATGGCAGATACGAATCCATCTTGATCCCGATCAAAAACTTGGAAAGCTTCTCTGAGTTCTTCGACCATATTTTCCTGAAATTATGTTTATCAATTTAATCCCgtctattaatatatatttatttcaaaataattaaaattataatatatactaaCAATTAAATCTAGATGAggttattatttatattttgtacCCTTTTTTTTAGATAAATAAAACATGTTATTTTGTACCTTTATTTTCCTAGCCATGATATTTATGAACTCTTCGAAATCCATCTCGCCATCGACCTCGTTCATCATTTCTTCGAGTTCTTCCCTTTTCGTATTTTCGTCTAACGATTGAATCGCTATTGCTAGTTCTTCTATGTCGATCACTCCTTGAaatgaaaaaaggaaaaaaaaaatttgcatgtGATGATGTATTCTTAAAATGTCATGTTTTACGAAAAAATGTTGTAGTGCCTAGTTCTTATATGGTTTTAGTATACTGATTTTTCGTATTATAAGGATTTTAACTCAAATTTTCACAAGGTTCTATCTGGTTTAAGATATACTTGTGTGATATTCGAACgcgaaaaaaaaatcacataaatattattttggaaTTTCGATTCGATTAAATGTTCgtcaaatatataccaaaagaaaagaaggaaactGACCATCAGAATTTTTGTCAATCAAGCAGAAGGCATCCCTAAACTCAGCAATCCGCTCCTCTCCCAGTGCTTCCGccatttttaatcaaaatacaGAAACCCTTctaggtatatatatataatattcaatttatttttttattacatataatagtcaatttatttattgttttcgaATTAATATCGAGGCGTGCAATTTCGTACAATTTGAAACTCTGGAGTCCAAAATCAACGGACGGGACTGACCGGGATAGATAGCATGCGACTAAAGGGCCCATAAATTTAACGTAGAAGAAGCTGGCTGTATACATGCATCAGCAAAACGTGGAGAAATTTCTTCATGCCCTATAAAATATGTCGATTAGATTGACAATTTTCCCACCAACTGCGATGACAGACAAACGTGGTAGGTCGTGGTGCCTCATTAATCCGTTTATCTCACCAATTTTTATATGAGAcacgggtcaatcctatcgatattcacaataaaaaaataatacttttagcataaaaattaatattttttcatggatgatccaaataagatatccgtatcacaaaatacgacccgtgagacagtctcacacaaatttttgtcattgtGAGGAAGGAAATATGTTTGAGATGAAAATTTGATGTGTTTTAGAGACCAAAAATAGCATGTATGAGTACATAATAACGATCATTTCTGTGTGCCGTGTGCCTATACAATCGTTTTTATTACCGTGATTTTTAAATCGACAAataagatattatattaaaattgagaACTTTTATGAGTGACTTAAACGTAAAGGGTTGAAACTATTATTTTCCCATTTTTCACGATTTAAATAGCAAGAAGTTGCGACAGTCCCATAAAAATATGACCTATATTTTCTTGGGGTTTGGTGGGGAAATGGAATTTATGAATAAAAGTCAACTATCGATCGAGTAAAAGTACGTGTTAATGTATGTTTAATCAGTCAATTATTTTGAGTTTAAGTAAAAGTGTTTTTTTAAGCTATCAAGTTACATTATTTTACTAATTTAATGAAACTCTCTCTaacgaaaaatatatataatttttatgtattttattctatttattaATAGTTTAGTGAATTTCAAGAAGGACACGATTTGAATTAATCATTAATCCAAATCATAGGTATGCTGTGACATGCAGGTAATATANATAAaacttattcattttttttaaaagaactgGTTTTTATACTTtcaaaatgaattttaaatcaatGTTCAAGAAATATACTCAGGACAATCGAAATCGTCTGATTTCTCATGAATAACGATCGGATAATTATGTAATATTCTAGCTGATCATTTTTTAATCATGACGAACTTGCGCGCCATTGTAATTGCGGGAAACTTTGAAGTTAAGCAGAACAAACAACGAACCGTCGAAAGCTTCTTGGCTCCGTCTCTTTGATAATCTAAGTATATGATCCAGGTTTGAAGATTCCACGACCAGAGAAAGGAAGAAATACTTGGCTTGCATGTCCATATCTTTTCTCAAGAACTGAAAACATATATGAAATTACATCATTTAAAAAGGAAGTGCTCTAAAGTaggaaaacatttttttttacttttcattTTATTGAAT
This genomic window from Primulina huaijiensis isolate GDHJ02 chromosome 7, ASM1229523v2, whole genome shotgun sequence contains:
- the LOC140981127 gene encoding protein TRIGALACTOSYLDIACYLGLYCEROL 1, chloroplastic isoform X2; protein product: MLAAVQIHPLCCLSNRISTISITCAAKNVNARHRCISGQLDFVKGTKACQFFFPVQRGNTFVVFNTDDGHPVISPSEESVSEEETTEISADGYEPETFLSKWSPPRYLWRGLSILVLAGQVVFRAIKGKIHWKNTLQQLERVGPKSVGVCLLTSAFVGMAFAIQFVREFTRLGLNRSIGGVLALAFSRELSPVITSIVVAGRIGSAFAAELGTMQVSEQTDSLRVLGANPVDYLVTPRVIATCIALPFLTLACFTVGMASSAFLADGVYGISINIILDSAQRSLKSWDIISAMIKSQVFAAIISIVSCAWGVTTSGGAKGVGESTTSAVVISLVGIFIADFALSYFFFQGAGDSLKKCM
- the LOC140981127 gene encoding protein TRIGALACTOSYLDIACYLGLYCEROL 1, chloroplastic isoform X1, whose product is MLNLYRFPLPVPSSRVEERILFDSYLEKTERKDILFSCFEQQGANMLAAVQIHPLCCLSNRISTISITCAAKNVNARHRCISGQLDFVKGTKACQFFFPVQRGNTFVVFNTDDGHPVISPSEESVSEEETTEISADGYEPETFLSKWSPPRYLWRGLSILVLAGQVVFRAIKGKIHWKNTLQQLERVGPKSVGVCLLTSAFVGMAFAIQFVREFTRLGLNRSIGGVLALAFSRELSPVITSIVVAGRIGSAFAAELGTMQVSEQTDSLRVLGANPVDYLVTPRVIATCIALPFLTLACFTVGMASSAFLADGVYGISINIILDSAQRSLKSWDIISAMIKSQVFAAIISIVSCAWGVTTSGGAKGVGESTTSAVVISLVGIFIADFALSYFFFQGAGDSLKKCM
- the LOC140981757 gene encoding calmodulin-like, producing MAEALGEERIAEFRDAFCLIDKNSDGVIDIEELAIAIQSLDENTKREELEEMMNEVDGEMDFEEFINIMARKIKENMVEELREAFQVFDRDQDGFVSAIELKIVMINLGKRLTNEEATQMIIAADVDGDGLISCDEFVKIMLASSF